The DNA sequence TGTGAGATTATTCAGTACTTACAGTGTCCCAGGGAAACCCCGCTGTAGCCGTCCATTCCCGCAGCCTTCAGCGTCTTCGCCAGCTCGCACCGCTCAAACACTTTGGCGCTGGCGGCGGCCACAAGCAAGAGAAACACGAGAGCCCTCATTCTGAAGTGACAGTTGATTCTGAAGTGACAGTTGATTCTGAAACGACAGTTGATTCTGAATGTGGCCCAACCTTCTACGGTCGTTTAAATAGCCTCAGGATTAGAGAAGTGATCAAAATGAACAGGAGCATGTTACTGATTGGTTGGCTCTGTTATGATTTGCACGTGCCTCAACTTCCGCAAAATTTGAGGTAGTGAAACGCAATATCTGTTGTTAGGGcaaccgattgtctggcagtcggagggttgccggttcaaaccccgccatgggcgtgtcgaagtgtccttgagcaagacacctaacccctaactgctctggcgaatgagaggcttTGGaatgtaaagcgctttggataaaagcgctatataaatgcagtccattttaccattttaggTAATCTGAGGATGAAACAGATATGTCAGGATTCGCACTTAAAACATTTGTTACAGTTACGCATACAGTACAATTCTTACCATTAGCTGTGCAGCATACCGCTGGCTAAAATAAGTGGTAGCTTGGAAACATTATTGATTATatgcagacacatttttttaaccaagatGTGCCTTTATTTCTCATGGTccaggaaaaatgaaatgacagttGCACAATCTGGTTACCAACAACGGATAGCCAGGGTGCTACAAGCTCTCCTGCATCCAGAGTCACCACTCAAGACCTGCTCGTTCCCCCTAGCCATAGACATAATTATACGTATATGTCTATGCCCCTAATGGTGCGATGCCTCCCATTCATTTCCCATGGGACAAGCATCAATCTGCCCCGCAATGCATTCTGGTAGCGGCAGGCTGAAGCGACGGGTAGCAGCGTGATGAAAAAGTTGAGCAGAGCCTCTGTGCAGAGCTgaactttatgcaaatgaatccATCGAGCGCGTTCAATCAGGTGAAGGCTGCGCTGCTGTTTATTCAACTGGCTAGCCAAAATCTTGTTTGGTAGAAAAAGTTCTGAGTTCTGTTCACAGGCCATTTCGGCCCTGTTCAGATTTTACAACGGAATATGCTGAGTTTCGGTCATACCTTGCTATTTCGACAGAGCTTGTGACTGCCGGCAATTTCGGCACACGTGTGGATGGTGGTGCCCTTTGCCTCAATTTTTTGACTCTGTAGATTTAGTACAGAATGTTTGGGGGCTGGCTCACGGCCATAGCCATACAttacttcttcttcttttttttttcagccaaaaGACTAAAGTTTTCAGAGACCAGATCTCCGAAATGTCTCCTTCTCCCCAAATCACCTTCTGAATTCATGAACGGCCCATGCAGAGCTTGGTTATGTGAGGAAGATGTACAGTGCAATGAACTGAACTTATACAGTTCAGTGCAACAGTGGCACTATACCATTTAACGACCGTCGATAGGGACGAACTGCCTAAACTAGTTATCACACGTCCTCGAAAGCGATCGCCTGTCTTTTCGACTGGAATTCCTGCAAAACTGGTTGAAGAACTTTTCCTTGAACTGGGGCAGTACATGATAAAAATCACTAACACGTGCCCACGCTGAGTCCAGAGACAAAATCTGAGTTGCTAGTTATTTTGACGTAAACGGACGAGGTCATCTCAGCTGAGCTCCAATTTAGATGCAGGTTTTATGCGAATATAGCCTCGCTGCTGTATGTCCTTGTCGGCTAGAAAACCtccacttttcaaccaaatgtaaatggtaaattggctgcatttatatagtgccaccaacggtgaaaggctaccacgcaaggtaccaatcagctcgttgggagcaattaggggataggtgtcttgctcagggacacttcgaatcgacactcccagggcaggggatcgaaccgactgccagacaaccgctcttaccccCCGAGCTACGTCGCCCCCAAATATAATGTAGCCTCATTTTTACCAAACCTCCTTTTTTTAATCGACAAAATATTTAAGGAGCATCAGTGCTTGCTGCACTGCCCGCCTCACCGGCTGCTCACCCGCTTTGTGCGTCGCTGCTGGGCCGAATACTTTCACTTCCTCCGTTGCAATTTCCGCCCTGATTTCTACAGTTCTGTTCTGTGATTACATCCCATCCCATTGTGATGCACCTGGCCCCTATACCGCattcattgtgtgtttttttaagatAGTGCAAACCACATTCCACATGTTCCCAGTTGACTGTATACAAATAATATAACCCAGTGCAGGTTTTTGCGAATCACTACAGACAAATCGAGTAAATCAAGACAAATTCTGCCAATCAAACTCAAATCCAAATTTATCAACAtaactgcattttcaaaatgctgcaCATGCAACATTtggagcttgtgtgtgtgtgtgtacttgtgaaATTCCAACTTGCTGGAACAGAGTGACAAAAATTTGGGTCACTTCACCAAATTGCGTCACTTTCACCAAACTACTGCACATTCAAATAACCTAGATCTATGGAAACTGTGGCTAGTTTTCCTAAAATGGCACAACAGCTTGCCCCTTCGTCCTCTCAGCCTCTGTTGCAACTCctcatcattaaaaataaaatctggctCAAATAAGATTTTGCACCTTCCCCGAATCTCCCTTCTGTTTCACGTTGAGGCATAATTGGAGCTTCAATTTCAGTTTGTAAATCGCTTGGTAAACGTGACGCAGATAACGTCTGACACAGCGGTAGGTAGCCTAGACCAGGGCAACTGCATTTCAGCCGCAACCTTCCGGTACTTTGAAGTGAACAGCGTGTACCGCTTGGGGATTGAGAAGTGAACAAGTAGGCTAccagcagaaaataaaagttgatGTTTACGTTGATATTTCGAAGTACACACGATACAATGAATCTGTACATATTTATAGGCTCTGAAATCATACTGTTGTCCAAGCAGGTTAGGAGTAGCTAAAGTATCCTCCATtgtacacaaaaactgtctgggccagtcaaacatacagtatacactgaAACGGAAGTGATATCAAGGGCTCCAGAAAGTGAATGATCACCTTTATCACGTCTAAGCAAACCTGCTCTCTACAACATCTGAGCTGAATTAAGCCATGCGAAGGAAATAAAGATGTCATTagaaaacaaagaaccaaacattGCAGTTGATGTCTTTATTATAATTTTGCCCATCAATGCAAAAAGGTTGACACTGGAAATTCAGGttgattatttattcatttttatactgACAAGCAAGGGACTCAAGGGCAAGCGTTTCATCGTTGAGCCTTTGTGAGTGTGCCAGGTTTGGAAAGATCAGAAAAGTGAtcacagaagagagagggaaggagagaaggtgCTTCTCTCTGGGTGCCTGTCTCACACCCCACAGCCCGCGATGTATGGGCTGACATCGTGTCCCTCGCAGTACTTCCGCCATGCCACCCTAACGGGCAAAGTCACAGTTATCAGGATGACATCACACCATTACGAGACAAGAGGCCACAGTAATCGACCACGGAAATTCTCCCGCAtaattgtgaatattttacatGTCAACATTCTGAATATTATCCTCACCAGTTCATGTTCACATTATAGCTAAAgctagcttttttaaaaacctgtggAATTAGAAATGGACAACTTGCAAgaatattttaatcatttatttatttattttttgatgggaGGCTTCATTCATTTAAAGGCCAGATACTGACTTGaactgaagtgcattttcacgCACTCTGTTATGCATGACTCACTCAGATTATCtgagatatatatttttttatttgatgggagGCTTCATTCATTAAGGGCCAGATACTGACTGGAATTTAAGTGCTTGAGCAACTTGAGCAACTTAATCGCTTAACTCCAAAATGGGCGGTCCATTCAGGATTTCATcgaacataaataaaattagtaAGGAATTGGCCTTGGCATTCGAGGTCTGCCGCACAATGACCAGCACATGTTCTTACCATGCTCTGATCCCGTGGGGATCTCTGACCTCACGCTTGGCACACGTAATCGCATCGCTGATGTCAGGGGACAGCAGTCCTACCAGGAGGaatgggggaagagagagagagagagagagagtgataagTGAAAGTACAATAGACATACAGGGAAAAAGGAACTTACTGTGTGAAAATGACAGGTATGACAGACCTGAAAAATCACCCAAACGATACTGTTTAATAAACAGTGGAACTGGAATACTAAAACCTCAGTTTGAACTGagaatgaaacaggaaaagtAAACCTATGGAGTAAACGTGACAATAGCTTTACAGCCGATTTCATTCTATTCAGTTGCCTAACTCCTAAACTGCCattgcaccccccacccccccactgctcCCCTCCTCCActacacctctccccccccgcacccccccccccccccccccagcagtccCCACTCACTGGAGCACAGGATATTACAGCCGTTCTCAGAGGGGGTCACGCCATCGTTACACCACCAGCGACTGTTGGTCTGGAAAATGCCGAAGTCCGTCGATCCGTCCTTGTTGTGGTTAGTGGCGGACGTGTTGTAGGCTGACTCCCACCTGGTCAAGCAGACCCCTGGGAGGGCAAGAACCCcccaaaatattttacaaagtgCTTTCATTTGATGCCTCTTAAACCTACGTGACGGCTAGGAGTTGGTTGCCTAAGACGGAAACTCAAAAAGAGCAACCTTCTTCAAACCTACAATAAAGCCATGATGCATCATCGTAAGAAGTGTACTAAAAATTTACAGTTTACGGATTGAATTTTAACATGGATAATCAGCAGTCCAATTGATGACAGCAAAACCACAACTAAATGGTACATCTGACTCCACATTTTTGATCATCCTCAAAAATAGCATTAAAACTTACCttgaattttcattcattactATTTCATCACTCTTAACTTGACACCTTTCATCACAACTGCCCCCGAACAGACACAAAATCCAGGAAGGCGTCCCCACTGAGAGATTATTCAGTACTTACAGTCTCCCAGGGAAACCCCGCGGTAGCCGTCCATTCCCGCAGCCTTCAGCGTCCTCGCCAGCTCGCACCGCTCAAACACTTTGGCGCTGGCGGCGGCCACGAGCAGGAGAAACACCAGAGCCCACATTCTGAAATGGCGGATGATTCTGAATGTGATCCAACCTTCCACAGCCGTTTAAATAGAGAAGGGATCAAAATGAACAGAAGCTGTTACTGGTTGGGAGGCTCTGTTATGATTTGCAGGTGCTTCAAATTCCGCAAAATATGAGGCAGTGAAACGGAATGTCTGTCGTTAGGTGTTCTGACGTTGAATGAGGTATGTCAGGATTCGCACTCCAAACATTTGTTACGCATAGCCTACAGTTGTGCATAGAGTACAGTTCTTACCACGAGCTGTGCAGCCTACAGCACGAACTGGCTAAAATAAGTGGTGGCTTGGCGACGTTATTGATTATATGCAGAGACGTTTTTCAACCAAGATGTGCCTTTATTTCTCATGGTccaggaaaaatgaaatgacagttGCACAATCTGGTTACCAACAACGGATAGCCAGGGTGCTACAAGCTCTCCTGCATCCAGAGTCACCACTCAAGACCTGCGCGTTATCTGAAGCCacacggtgaagccacactatacgcggccgcctccattcattttgaatgagaggtggcggccagacccctcaaggcatgttgggattgccggcggcgcGGCGAGGCCGCGGAGAGATGGCCAaagttcaactttgaccccctcgctgcctcgcggtaaccaatctgatttgatctaatgatccatcaagtaaattgtccctattcatttctaattttagttccacattgtATAGTTCCACATTGGAGGACCTAAATCGTAATTGCCCTTTCGGGtttcccaacttaataaaatctccgACAGAGACACCGATAAGAGGAACGGAGCCTGGagaaagtctctgaaattgttgGTGGCTCTGCTATGTAGTTATAGTCTGTCCGgcctgaataaaaataatttttgcagtaaccttgCTCTGAAAAATCAGCTGCCTAGtctagctaggctgtctaatatctagctagtgagtaacaaccaacattaacaacaaaacattttcttcctaatgtattagttgctagttgttcgtcatcgtttctaccagccacctagctagctaaccagatatCACTTTGGAGGcattagctggctaattagccagacagtgtttttgttgttggttgttactcaccagctattagacagcctagctaggcagctgactaacatctttcagatctaggttagtgcaaaaatgatttttattcagactggccaataaacatgaaacacaacattaaacccggtcaacatttaacgaacaactgtctgtcaaaaataggtgacacgcccacaagcGGCCGATTAGGGGGACGTTGCGCGGCGGCAGGCGGTGTCGCCGCGTACTACGACCATCACATGTAGGCTACTGGCTACTCCCTTTTCTGAGCATCTCTTTACAGGTTTTATAACGGAATATGCTGAGTTTCGTTCATACCTTGCTATTTCGGCAGAGTTTGTGACCTGGTTATTTTGACACACATGTGGATGGTGTACATGATAAAATTCACCAACACATGCCCACCCCCTGAGCGAAAGCCCGAGTCTAGAGAAAAAATATGGGTTGCGACATATTTTGACGTAAGCGGACGAGGCTATTTCAGGTGAGCTCCAATTTAGCTCACGTTTTACGTGAATATAGCATGGCTATGTCCTAGTTGGCTAGAAAACGtccacttttcaaccaaatgtaatGTATCCTAATTTTCACCAAacctcgttttttttctttttttgttaatcaaaaaaatattaaagactCATCTGTGCTTGCTGCACTGCCCTGCAAACCCATATATGTCTATGTGCACGCCCGCTTGTTG is a window from the Anguilla anguilla isolate fAngAng1 chromosome 14, fAngAng1.pri, whole genome shotgun sequence genome containing:
- the LOC118212953 gene encoding lysozyme C-like: MWALVFLLLVAAASAKVFERCELARTLKAAGMDGYRGVSLGDWVCLTRWESAYNTSATNHNKDGSTDFGIFQTNSRWWCNDGVTPSENGCNILCSRLLSPDISDAITCAKREVRDPHGIRAWVAWRKYCEGHDVSPYIAGCGV